The following coding sequences are from one Cervus canadensis isolate Bull #8, Minnesota chromosome 4, ASM1932006v1, whole genome shotgun sequence window:
- the ICAM1 gene encoding intercellular adhesion molecule 1, with amino-acid sequence MRFRGSTAPSAPLGLPMGIKGPAKPWAPVLAARLRRSLSAPPLPAMAPGAAPAAQLAFLAVLGTLLPGPGGARTSIHPSKAIIPRGGSLKVNCSISCDQKATFGLETELTKKVVGHGNNWKVFELSDVQEDINLLCYSNCHNEQTIATMNLTVYWISERVELAPLPLWQPVGEELNLSCLVSGGAPRDHLSVVLLRGEEELGRQPVGKGEPAEVMFTVQPRREDHGTNFSCRSELDLRSQGLELFQNTSAPRKLQTYVLPSTDPHLEAPRVVEVGSRRPVKCMLDGLFPAWDAEVYLVLGDQKLKSNTMYNGDSVLAEAWLEENEEGTHSLKCSVNLGEKDRRTRSNVTIYSFPVPTLTLSPPEVSEWTTVTVECVTRDGAVVTLNGVSAEPPGPRAQLKLNVSADDHGSNFSCSAALKIAGQVVHKNQTRELHVLYGPRLDQRDCLGNWTWQEGSEQTLKCEARGNPIPKLNCSRKGDGASLPIGDLRPVKREVAGTYLCRATSTRGGVTREVVLNVLHGQNILDIVIPVVAVVLILGALGTAGYIYNYQRKIQIYELQKARKAQEEAALKLHAQSTPP; translated from the exons ATGAGGTTTCGGGGAAGCACCGCCCCCTCGGCCCCCCTCGGCCTGCCCATGGGTATAAAAGGACCCGCGAAGCCCTGGGCGCCAGTCTTAGCCGCGCGTCTCCGCCGCAGCTTGTCCGCCCCGCCTCTGCCTGCGATGGCTCCCGGCGCCGCCCCTGCCGCGCAGCTTGCGTTCCTGGCCGTGCTCGGAACTTTGCTCCCAG GGCCTGGAGGTGCCAGAACATCAATACATCCTTCAAAAGCCATCATACCCCGTGGAGGCTCCCTGAAGGTGAACTGCAGTATCTCCTGTGACCAAAAGGCAACGTTTGGCCTAGAGACTGAATTAACCAAGAAGGTGGTGGGCCATGGGAACAATTGGAAGGTTTTTGAACTGAGTGATGTGCAAGAAGACATCAACCTATTGTGCTACTCAAACTGTCATAACGAACAGACAATAGCTACGATGAACCTCACCGTATACT GGATCTCGGAGCGTGTGGAGCTGGCCCCCCTGCCCCTCTGGCAGCCTGTGGGTGAAGAACTCAACCTAAGCTGCCTGGTGTCTGGCGGGGCCCCCCGGGACCACCTCTCCGTGGTGCTGCTCCgaggggaggaggagctgggccGGCAGCCAGTGGGAAAGGGGGAGCCCGCCGAGGTCATGTTCACGGTGCAGCCTAGAAGAGAGGACCATGGCACCAATTTCTCTTGCCGCTCAGAACTGGACCTGCGGTCGCAAGGGCTGGAACTCTTCCAGAACACCTCGGCCCCCAGGAAGCTCCAGACCTATG TCCTGCCATCAACTGACCCACACCTTGAGGCCCCCCGGGTTGTGGAAGTAGGCTCACGGAGGCCGGTGAAGTGCATGCTGGATGGACTATTCCCAGCCTGGGACGCTGAGGTCTACCTGGTGCTGGGGGACCAGAAACTGAAATCCAATACCATGTACAATGGTGACTCTGTCTTGGCCGAGGCCTGGCTGGAGGAAAATGAGGAGGGCACCCATTCCTTGAAGTGTTCAGTGAATCTGGGAGAGAAGGATCGGAGAACGCGCAGCAACGTGACCATCTACA GCTTCCCGGTTCCCACCCTGACCCTGAGCCCACCTGAGGTCTCAGAATGGACTACTGTGACTGTGGAATGCGTGACCCGTGATGGAGCTGTGGTGACGCTGAACGGAGTCTCAGCTGAGCCTCCGGGTCCGAGGGCCCAGTTGAAGCTGAACGTCAGTGCCGATGACCACGGGAGCAACTTCTCCTGCTCTGCTGCCCTGAAGATAGCTGGGCAGGTGGTCCACAAAAACCAGACCCGGGAGCTCCATGTCCTGT ATGGCCCCCGACTAGATCAGCGGGATTGCCTGGGAAATTGGACATGGCAGGAAGGCTCGGAGCAGACCCTGAAGTGCGAGGCCCGGGGGAACCCAATCCCCAAGCTCAACTGTAGCCGGAAAGGGGACGGGGCTTCGCTGCCCATCGGGGACCTGAGGCCTGTCAAGCGGGAGGTGGCGGGCACCTACCTGTGTCGGGCCACTAGCACTCGTGGTGGAGTCACCCGTGAAGTGGTCCTGAACGTGCTCC ACGGCCAGAATATCCTGGACATTGTCATTCCAGTAGTAGCTGTGGTCCTCATCTTGGGTGCTCTGGGCACTGCCGGTTACATCTACAACTACCAGCGGAAGATCCAGATATACGAGCTGCAAAAGGCCCGGAAGGCCCAAGAAGAGGCTGCGTTGAAACTGCATGCACAATCCACACCACCCTGA
- the ICAM4 gene encoding intercellular adhesion molecule 4 isoform X1, whose protein sequence is MGSLLLVLLLLLLSPSYPRGGSARRRRGARTQSPGGRSHPPFWVRVSPDFKAVPLGGSLWLNCSSSCPLPEGSSLRTELRRGETLSGPRWVAYQLLDVRAWSSDVHCFVTCAGETRGATARITAYKQPSSVILEPPVLTGSDYTLRCHVTHVFPVRFFVVTLRRGGRVIYSESLERFTGLDLANVTLTYLLPSRPGDSGQPVTCHARLNLDGLVVLSSSSPVTLPVPAWSPVSKALASTSIAGCVGIFLVVGALCLRKYLSMQPPA, encoded by the exons ATGGGGTCTCTGCTCCTCGTCTTGCTACTGCTTTTGCTGTCGCCCTCCTACCCGCGAGGCGGGAGCGCGCGGAGGCGTCGGGGTGCGCGGACGCAAAGCCCGGGGGGCCGCTCTCACCCACCGTTCTGGGTGCGCGTAAGCCCCGACTTCAAGGCAGTGCCGCTGGGGGGCTCACTGTGGCTCAACTGCAGCAGCAGCTGCCCCCTCCCGGAGGGTTCCAGCCTCCGCACCGAGCTGCGGCGGGGTGAGACGCTCAGTGGGCCCCGCTGGGTAGCCTACCAGCTGCTGGATGTGAGGGCCTGGAGTTCCGATGTGCACTGCTTCGTCACCTGCGCGGGAGAAACGCGGGGGGCCACCGCCAGGATTACAGCCTACA AACAGCCAAGCAGCGTGATCCTGGAGCCTCCGGTCTTAACGGGCAGTGACTACACTCTGCGCTGCCACGTGACGCACGTCTTCCCCGTGCGCTTCTTCGTGGTGACTCTGAGGCGCGGTGGCCGAGTCATCTACTCCGAGAGCCTGGAGCGCTTCACCGGCCTGGATCTGGCCAACGTGACGCTGACTTACCTGTTACCCTCCCGGCCCGGTGACTCCGGGCAGCCCGTTACCTGCCATGCCCGCCTCAATCTCGACGGCCTGGTGGTCCTCAGTAGCTCGTCACCCGTGACGCTGCCAGTCCCCG CTTGGAGTCCTGTGTCCAAAGCCTTGGCCTCTACCTCCATCGCAGGCTGTGTGGGGATCTTTCTTGTCGTGGGGGCCCTCTGTCTGCGAAAGTACCTATCGATGCAGCCTCCAGCATAG
- the ICAM4 gene encoding intercellular adhesion molecule 4 isoform X2, translated as MGSLLLVLLLLLLSPSYPRGGSARRRRGARTQSPGGRSHPPFWVRVSPDFKAVPLGGSLWLNCSSSCPLPEGSSLRTELRREQPSSVILEPPVLTGSDYTLRCHVTHVFPVRFFVVTLRRGGRVIYSESLERFTGLDLANVTLTYLLPSRPGDSGQPVTCHARLNLDGLVVLSSSSPVTLPVPAWSPVSKALASTSIAGCVGIFLVVGALCLRKYLSMQPPA; from the exons ATGGGGTCTCTGCTCCTCGTCTTGCTACTGCTTTTGCTGTCGCCCTCCTACCCGCGAGGCGGGAGCGCGCGGAGGCGTCGGGGTGCGCGGACGCAAAGCCCGGGGGGCCGCTCTCACCCACCGTTCTGGGTGCGCGTAAGCCCCGACTTCAAGGCAGTGCCGCTGGGGGGCTCACTGTGGCTCAACTGCAGCAGCAGCTGCCCCCTCCCGGAGGGTTCCAGCCTCCGCACCGAGCTGCGGCGGG AACAGCCAAGCAGCGTGATCCTGGAGCCTCCGGTCTTAACGGGCAGTGACTACACTCTGCGCTGCCACGTGACGCACGTCTTCCCCGTGCGCTTCTTCGTGGTGACTCTGAGGCGCGGTGGCCGAGTCATCTACTCCGAGAGCCTGGAGCGCTTCACCGGCCTGGATCTGGCCAACGTGACGCTGACTTACCTGTTACCCTCCCGGCCCGGTGACTCCGGGCAGCCCGTTACCTGCCATGCCCGCCTCAATCTCGACGGCCTGGTGGTCCTCAGTAGCTCGTCACCCGTGACGCTGCCAGTCCCCG CTTGGAGTCCTGTGTCCAAAGCCTTGGCCTCTACCTCCATCGCAGGCTGTGTGGGGATCTTTCTTGTCGTGGGGGCCCTCTGTCTGCGAAAGTACCTATCGATGCAGCCTCCAGCATAG